In the Myxocyprinus asiaticus isolate MX2 ecotype Aquarium Trade chromosome 31, UBuf_Myxa_2, whole genome shotgun sequence genome, CACCTGTGGATTTACATTCCGTGTAATTCTCCTATATTCTTCATTGGCAagttttgctttaattttttctaAGCGGGCCACCAGCTGGGGGTTCTGTTagggtgaaaataaataaatatttatgatgATCAAGCTCTCAAAAACAGTAATTTACCAAGGTTAATGCAATTACGAACAGTAATGTTGCACTTATCCCTTACCCTTGGAGGTGTTATGACCTCTGGAAGATAAAGTGTGCTGTCCTCAAGCAGTTCATGAAGGTACACTGGGTGCCCTGTTGCAATAAATCAGCAATCTCTCCTTATTTTTCTGTcatatttaaatggatagttcacccaaaacttaaaattctctcatgatttactcaccctcatgccatatcagatgtatatgactttctttctcctgctgaacacaaattaagatttttagaagaatatctcagctctgtaggtccataaaatgaaagtgaatggtgtccagaatgctgaaggtccaaaaagcatataaaggcagcataaaattaatccatacgactccaggggtttaatctatgtctttagaagtcatatgataggtgtgggtgagaaacagatcaatatttaagtccttttttactataaatctccacctttgactttagatttacagtaaaaaaggacttaaatattgatctgtttctcacccacacctatcatatcacttctgaagacattgatttaaccactggagtcttatggattccttttatgtgacctttatgtgatttatggagctataaagttctggtcaccatttaattgtattgtattgaccagagctgagatatccttctaaaaaattttgtgttcagcagaagaaagaaagtcatacacatctgggaaggcatgagggtgagtaaatgatgagagaattttcatttttaggttataggactatccctttaaccaactGGATATTGATTCATGAAATAGCAGAATAATAAGAGAGAATTTTTAAGTTTGTCCAGGTAAGGCTCTAACTGATCAACATGTTTCTCTTACCATTTTCTTGAAGAAGCTTGTGGAGTTTTCTCACAGTCTTGAATGGTATGGTGGATTGTTCTTTCAGGTCCTCCAGTTCTTCCCTCAGATCTTCAGATAAGGAAGACTCTCCCTCCAGTAAACCTTTCACCTTCTCATGAAATTGCTCTCTGATTTTAAATGAAGAAGCCATGGCTAACAAAGATACCAGTACACTATAAAGTGTATCTGGAATTCTATATCTGGTATATTTTTAGGTTATATGGACATCAAACCGAATAGTAGGAATTCATTTCAGAGAGTAGAGAAGAACTTCTTTATTTAACCTAATGCAAGACGAAAGCTCTGAAGCTTAAATCTACCAATGCAGCGCCAAAAAAGATCAAAAATATTCTCAACAACACTGAGATATATATAACCCTGCAATTTTACAAACGCATAACGAATATTTTACAGAATTTGTCCTAAATAACGCATTTTCCAGACTTCTTTTTCAGCACATCACCTGACATCTGTTTATCCTCTTTTGGTGACGTAAGATGAAACGCTTCCGCTTTGTgtcaattgtaaaataaaatgctttacTAAGTAATTTAtccatatttattaatattatggttgaatatttttatttatttatttattttcatatccttccttgaattattatttttaaaataccttTAAAGATGTcacaatcaaaataaaattgtgtttcCGGGtcacagtgcatgctgggaaatggagtccCACTTTGTACTGTCCAATTACGCCTTTTAACGGTAAACCTAAAAGTTCCAGTACAGCGTTATTTATTCTCAATAGTCATGCATTTCCCAGTGTACAAACGTCAGTTTTGGTTTAATTTTAAATGGTATTATCTgtgttaatgtgtttttgtgcagatAGCTAAAGGAAGATGGCAGCGTGCGCAATACGTCGGGGTTTATTGTCCACCGCCAGTAAATATAACACGcagaaatacacaaacagaaTACTGAGTGCAATTGATTTCAGCAGCGGATTAGATGCGAAAAGACCCCAGGCGTTGTGTTCATCTTGCGGGCTGTCGAGTTTTCAGCCAACGAGGTTTATGTCATCACGGTAAGAGCTAGAAACTGAACTGAAATGTCCTGCTGTTACACAACTACGCAGAGTTGTAGTTTCAGCAAATTGTTCTAACtgcacaaacatttttattttatctatgaAATCGGTAGTATGTGATGGAGGCTTTTATATCAGCTGCCATGTGTTTAATGTTAGATAAGACTGCAGTTTGAAGGATTTACATGCTCACAGAACTGCCATTCTTTCAGTAAGTAGTGACACAATTGTGTGATTGAACGCTGCACTTTATTTTTTACGTATGTTTTGACGCCCAATATATAGATTTCAGACTACTTTTGAgttcttaaaaatgtcactggCCTAAAAACGGTATTTTCTACATAGGACAGATAACAGCACACAATAATGAGGCCTACGTGAGGGACGAACCTCAGCCTTGCTTTAAACCTCCAAAGCCACTCTTGATTACATTGGTGTCAGTGTGGTTCTGAGCCAACATACAGTAAACAAGTCCTATTCCTGTGGTCAGGTTACTTGGTTGTAAGCTTATCCTGCACTTGAACTGACATTTCAAATTCCTTTTTTGTGCAGATGTGTGGACTAAACGCTGGCTGAGATTGGGTTTGGGCTGGGTCAATAATCTATCCTAAGTGTAGAATATTACAGATGCTTTTTTTCTATTCTGTCTCTTGCATAATTTTTTGGCAGAAACAGACCAGAAGGGAAAATATTGGAACCTGTTGGAGTGTTTGAGGCCCTGAAGCAACATGGCAAATATGAAACCGGCCAggtcagagagagggagagcaatcattttcattttgaaatgcaTCGATTGTGAACTATTTCTGATTCCACTTGTTTCATCTGTTTATCATGCCATCCACAGCTTTTTCTGCACAGTGTATTTGGTTACAGAGGAATAGTGTTGTTCCCCTGGCATGCTCGACTCTATGATCGAGATGTGAGCCCTGCTGCACCTGACAGGTATGCATTACATTTCTGTGGGCTTATATTTGGAAAAAGT is a window encoding:
- the LOC127422426 gene encoding transmembrane protein 199-like isoform X1 — translated: MASSFKIREQFHEKVKGLLEGESSLSEDLREELEDLKEQSTIPFKTVRKLHKLLQENGHPVYLHELLEDSTLYLPEVITPPRNPQLVARLEKIKAKLANEEYRRITRNVNPQQEINHHGTLADFGRQVRSVKAVVVTVFNFLVTVVAAFACSYLGSQYIFTETAARVISAVIAASVVGLAELYVLVRTMEGDLGEP
- the LOC127422426 gene encoding transmembrane protein 199-like isoform X2 — translated: MASSFKIREQFHEKVKGLLEGESSLSEDLREELEDLKEQSTIPFKTVRKLHKLLQENGHPVYLHELLEDSTLYLPEVITPPRNPQLVARLEKIKAKLANEEYRRITRNVNPQEINHHGTLADFGRQVRSVKAVVVTVFNFLVTVVAAFACSYLGSQYIFTETAARVISAVIAASVVGLAELYVLVRTMEGDLGEP